One genomic region from Haloterrigena gelatinilytica encodes:
- a CDS encoding CNNM domain-containing protein, with protein sequence MQAPEILLRLIAGAALILANGFFVTIEFALTRARQYSKSEFMEPGLERAWEMTEELEIYLTGCQVGITACSIALGIVAEPALAALFEPLFGGTVLASIGAGVILAYIIVSLVHKVYGEQAPTYLGVERSKQVCRYGATPLYWFTLVIRPILRVGDWVAKWTLSLFGVEMTGAWLESDGEEIEGRADLHRQLGLILDDNEIPDERRQEVMNALVVEEIPIRDIMVPREEITALSTDNTPEENLATVEEYPHLRYPLVGEDIDDFRGVVYLAAITNQFEAFKNGDIDIEDLAESPMTLRADEVISDAIDRFQTESQELALVTEEGRVVGLLTSTDAFEEVMGELEDPIDVYQREQRRDDTSGLDSQSDPA encoded by the coding sequence ATGCAAGCACCCGAAATACTCCTCCGTCTCATCGCGGGTGCCGCGTTGATTCTCGCCAACGGGTTTTTCGTCACCATCGAGTTCGCGCTAACCCGCGCTCGACAGTATTCCAAATCGGAGTTCATGGAACCCGGTCTCGAACGCGCGTGGGAGATGACCGAGGAACTCGAAATCTATCTTACCGGGTGTCAGGTCGGCATCACCGCCTGTAGCATCGCACTGGGTATCGTCGCCGAACCCGCGCTCGCAGCGCTGTTCGAGCCGTTGTTCGGCGGAACGGTTCTCGCGTCGATCGGCGCGGGCGTGATCCTGGCGTACATCATCGTGAGCTTGGTACACAAGGTCTATGGTGAACAGGCCCCCACTTACCTCGGCGTTGAGCGCTCGAAACAGGTCTGCCGCTACGGCGCGACACCGCTGTATTGGTTCACGTTAGTCATTCGACCGATTCTCCGCGTCGGTGACTGGGTGGCGAAATGGACGCTTTCGCTGTTTGGCGTCGAGATGACCGGTGCGTGGCTCGAATCCGACGGTGAAGAAATTGAGGGGCGTGCGGACCTCCACCGACAGCTCGGGTTGATACTCGACGACAATGAGATTCCAGACGAGCGTCGTCAGGAAGTGATGAACGCGTTGGTGGTCGAGGAAATCCCCATCCGTGACATCATGGTGCCGCGCGAGGAAATCACCGCACTCTCAACCGACAATACCCCCGAGGAAAATCTTGCGACCGTTGAGGAGTATCCACATCTCCGCTATCCGCTGGTCGGCGAAGACATCGACGATTTCCGTGGGGTCGTTTACCTCGCGGCGATCACAAACCAGTTCGAGGCGTTCAAAAACGGCGACATCGACATTGAAGACCTTGCCGAGTCGCCGATGACGCTGCGGGCCGACGAGGTAATCAGTGACGCCATCGACCGCTTCCAGACGGAAAGTCAAGAACTCGCGCTCGTCACTGAGGAGGGGCGGGTCGTCGGCCTGTTAACCTCGACGGATGCCTTCGAGGAAGTGATGGGCGAACTCGAAGACCCCATTGACGTTTACCAGCGCGAACAACGCAGGGACGACACATCGGGACTAGACTCTCAAAGCGATCCGGCTTGA
- a CDS encoding VTT domain-containing protein: MQVFSSADARKRGVFVTVLLLAAFVLLYLLLRRYVPFIFHPDELRTWIDQFGVLAPAAFMFVQIGQVVVAPVPGQVVALVAGYLFGSVAGTVYSITGVLIGSAIAFLFADRYGRTFVEDILHEDVVARFDDFVDRVGFPGLVAFVLIPGLPDDAICFLAGLTKWQLRTFMVAITVGRLPAYVLTVYAGGELASGEFTEGMVIIGTVIVASAVGYYKREAIRDLVGSLRERAPF; this comes from the coding sequence ATGCAGGTATTCTCGTCGGCTGATGCTCGGAAGCGTGGGGTCTTCGTTACCGTTCTCCTCTTGGCTGCGTTCGTTCTCCTCTACCTATTGCTTCGACGATACGTACCGTTCATTTTCCATCCTGACGAACTCCGAACGTGGATAGATCAATTCGGTGTTCTTGCACCGGCCGCCTTCATGTTCGTCCAGATCGGTCAGGTGGTTGTCGCGCCGGTTCCGGGGCAGGTCGTTGCGCTCGTTGCCGGCTACCTCTTTGGTTCGGTGGCCGGCACGGTCTACAGCATTACCGGCGTTCTCATTGGGAGTGCAATCGCGTTCTTGTTCGCAGATCGATACGGTCGTACGTTCGTCGAAGACATACTCCACGAAGACGTCGTAGCTCGTTTTGACGATTTTGTTGACCGGGTCGGGTTCCCGGGTCTCGTCGCGTTCGTCCTCATCCCCGGGCTTCCGGACGACGCGATTTGCTTTCTCGCCGGACTCACCAAGTGGCAGCTCCGAACGTTCATGGTCGCTATCACCGTCGGACGCCTCCCGGCGTACGTTCTCACCGTCTACGCCGGCGGCGAACTGGCAAGCGGTGAGTTCACCGAAGGGATGGTAATCATCGGAACCGTGATCGTCGCCTCCGCTGTCGGCTACTACAAACGTGAAGCGATACGGGACTTGGTAGGCAGTTTGCGGGAGCGCGCTCCGTTCTGA
- a CDS encoding universal stress protein produces MYRDILIPTDGSDASGTALDHGIEIASSMDAKVHLLHVVDVGTEMSASAVGNIADDLSETLDEEAKEALNQAEKMADEAGVTSERAVLEGFPEDAIPQYSGDNGIDLIVIGESEDSTLTEQLFGSTTEDVLESVTTSVLVARE; encoded by the coding sequence GTGTACCGCGACATCCTTATCCCGACGGATGGATCTGATGCGAGCGGAACAGCGCTGGACCATGGGATAGAAATTGCGTCGAGTATGGATGCCAAGGTGCATCTCCTGCACGTTGTAGATGTTGGGACGGAGATGTCCGCATCCGCCGTTGGCAACATCGCGGATGACCTCAGCGAAACACTTGATGAGGAAGCGAAAGAGGCGCTCAATCAGGCCGAGAAAATGGCCGATGAGGCTGGGGTTACGTCCGAACGAGCCGTTCTCGAAGGATTTCCAGAAGACGCAATCCCACAGTATAGCGGCGATAATGGGATCGACCTGATTGTGATCGGAGAAAGCGAGGATTCGACACTCACAGAACAACTCTTCGGGAGTACGACGGAGGACGTTCTCGAGTCGGTGACTACCTCGGTTCTGGTCGCTCGGGAATGA
- a CDS encoding helix-turn-helix domain-containing protein encodes MAIQYTRSMTAMLDWFDEQPCSCATIGHIADATGYSRETTRNNLKQLMAGDYAEVRHEPTGEYRLIEDPRNDDSD; translated from the coding sequence ATGGCTATCCAGTACACGAGGTCCATGACTGCGATGCTCGACTGGTTCGATGAACAGCCCTGCTCGTGCGCAACTATCGGCCACATCGCTGACGCGACTGGCTACTCGCGCGAGACGACCAGAAACAACCTGAAACAACTCATGGCCGGAGACTACGCCGAGGTTCGGCACGAGCCGACCGGCGAGTACCGGCTGATCGAAGACCCAAGAAATGACGACTCAGACTAA
- a CDS encoding J domain-containing protein: MSSTQETSDRTIDWPRGHDRTDPDDREPYPGDLTPTRKESFQSVVDELEKWEATEGSVRIETASQHYVDRPNIPHQHDKPDDVGVAAYFRREGEAADQEFAVSCDCWETQRENARAIALWARRQRLAERCGVQTAADTVETARLPPAGEDAIAAPPASSDDGLDEEPHKILEISSDASDDIVRAVARRKAADVHPDSDAPDVEEYKRIQKTKKAMLGR; the protein is encoded by the coding sequence ATGAGTAGCACCCAGGAGACTAGCGATCGAACCATCGACTGGCCTCGAGGCCACGATCGTACCGACCCGGACGATCGCGAACCCTACCCGGGCGATCTCACACCCACGCGGAAAGAGTCGTTCCAGAGCGTCGTCGACGAGCTCGAGAAGTGGGAAGCCACCGAGGGGAGCGTCCGGATCGAGACTGCCTCCCAGCACTACGTCGACCGGCCGAACATCCCGCACCAGCACGACAAGCCCGACGACGTCGGCGTCGCTGCCTACTTCCGTCGAGAGGGAGAGGCCGCCGACCAGGAGTTTGCCGTCTCCTGTGACTGCTGGGAGACCCAGCGAGAGAATGCGCGAGCGATCGCACTCTGGGCCCGGCGGCAGCGCCTGGCCGAGCGCTGCGGTGTCCAGACCGCCGCCGACACGGTCGAAACTGCCCGGCTCCCACCAGCTGGCGAAGACGCGATCGCGGCGCCGCCGGCCTCGAGTGACGACGGCCTCGACGAGGAGCCCCACAAAATCCTCGAGATCTCATCGGATGCTTCGGACGACATCGTGCGGGCAGTCGCCCGGCGGAAGGCCGCGGATGTCCATCCTGATAGCGATGCTCCCGACGTTGAGGAGTACAAGCGGATCCAGAAGACGAAAAAAGCGATGTTGGGCAGGTAG
- a CDS encoding class I SAM-dependent methyltransferase translates to MEEPDEMPANKWNSDSYDEGHSFVFEYGEGVVDLLEPEHGERILDLGCGTGHLTDRIAESGATVVGLDASKEMVETAHETYPEYTFVNEDARDFSFDDPFDAVFSNAALHWIPEQDAVLESVADALVPGGRFVAELGGTGNVAAIVNAVRDEAAARGYDVESPWYFPSVGEYASKLESHGLETRYATLFDRPTELDNGTDGLADWLGMFGDSLLSTIPDDEQSTVIAAVEDRLRETQFQDGTWIADYRRLRVVARKTQSSDER, encoded by the coding sequence ATGGAAGAACCGGACGAAATGCCGGCGAACAAGTGGAATTCCGATAGCTATGATGAGGGACACTCTTTTGTCTTTGAGTACGGTGAAGGGGTAGTCGATCTACTGGAGCCAGAGCACGGGGAGCGGATACTCGATCTCGGGTGTGGGACTGGCCACCTTACAGATCGAATTGCCGAGTCAGGAGCAACTGTCGTCGGTCTCGACGCCTCTAAAGAGATGGTTGAGACGGCCCACGAGACCTATCCCGAGTACACATTCGTCAACGAGGACGCCCGGGACTTCTCGTTCGACGATCCGTTCGACGCCGTGTTCTCCAACGCAGCCCTCCACTGGATTCCTGAACAGGATGCCGTTCTTGAGTCGGTCGCCGACGCACTTGTTCCCGGTGGTCGGTTCGTCGCGGAACTTGGTGGGACAGGAAACGTCGCTGCCATTGTGAACGCTGTTCGTGACGAAGCGGCTGCACGCGGCTACGATGTTGAGAGTCCATGGTATTTCCCGAGTGTCGGCGAATACGCCTCGAAACTGGAATCGCACGGTCTCGAAACGCGCTACGCGACACTTTTCGACCGACCGACTGAACTTGATAACGGGACCGATGGACTTGCGGACTGGCTCGGCATGTTTGGTGACAGTCTATTGTCTACGATCCCCGATGATGAACAGTCAACGGTCATCGCCGCTGTTGAGGATCGGCTTCGAGAGACCCAGTTCCAAGACGGGACATGGATCGCGGACTATCGGCGGCTTCGCGTCGTTGCTCGGAAGACCCAGAGTAGTGACGAACGGTAA
- a CDS encoding ribbon-helix-helix domain-containing protein — protein MSEDMKTVSIYAPEDLVDDFDDKVWQMKAEGEIDRDASRSEVLRHLMEEWTEGNSKSDSKAAMMTAD, from the coding sequence ATGAGCGAGGACATGAAGACGGTCAGCATCTATGCTCCCGAAGACCTCGTCGATGATTTCGACGACAAGGTCTGGCAGATGAAGGCCGAAGGCGAGATTGACCGAGATGCATCTCGGAGTGAGGTTCTCCGCCATTTAATGGAGGAATGGACAGAGGGAAACTCGAAGTCAGATTCGAAGGCGGCGATGATGACAGCTGACTAA
- a CDS encoding winged helix-turn-helix domain-containing protein produces MRLRQPTDFLILEELEDKGRNVATNLASHTGKSRKNINTRLPVLEDYGLVQKIGPAERSGLYEITSEGKATLLYRDQYDQVDNFEELIEGPDTVTGDDADNPQASFALGEDKTEDT; encoded by the coding sequence ATGAGACTTCGTCAACCAACTGATTTTCTTATCCTTGAGGAACTCGAAGATAAAGGTCGAAACGTTGCGACGAATTTAGCCTCTCATACGGGGAAGAGTCGCAAGAACATCAATACACGCTTGCCAGTCCTTGAAGACTACGGCCTCGTTCAGAAGATCGGTCCGGCCGAACGATCCGGATTGTATGAAATCACATCCGAGGGGAAGGCAACCCTCCTCTACCGGGACCAGTACGACCAGGTAGACAACTTCGAGGAACTCATCGAGGGGCCCGACACCGTCACCGGCGACGATGCTGACAATCCTCAAGCGAGTTTCGCTCTCGGTGAAGACAAGACAGAAGACACCTAA
- a CDS encoding CNNM domain-containing protein: protein MTALEASIRLVVGLLLILANGFFVAIEFALTRARQYSKSEFMEPGLERAWEMTQNLEIYLTSCQIGITFSSIAVGIVAEPALTAIFEPLFGGTVLASVGAGAILAFLIVNLVHLTHGEQTPTYLGVERSKLVCRYCATPLYWWTRGIWPVIKFGDGAAKWTLSLFGVKMTGAWLETEADVMQGRAGLYKRFGSTLEAGNVPKERRQEVMNALAVGDIPVEVIMVPREEIVALSTENTPKENLALVEEHSHSRYPLVGEEIDDFRGIVYLPTITNHFEDLISGEVSIEDIAASPMTLPADEEINDAIDRFQRENQELALITEGDEIVGLLTSTGAFEEVMGDLEDPIDERAGRAHRGTDPTGT, encoded by the coding sequence ATGACCGCGCTCGAAGCCTCCATCAGGCTTGTCGTCGGTCTATTACTCATTCTCGCCAACGGGTTTTTCGTCGCCATCGAGTTCGCGCTGACCCGCGCCCGACAGTATTCCAAATCGGAGTTCATGGAACCCGGTCTTGAACGCGCGTGGGAAATGACTCAGAATTTGGAGATTTACTTGACTAGTTGCCAGATCGGGATTACGTTCTCGAGCATCGCGGTTGGTATCGTTGCCGAACCCGCGCTCACGGCTATCTTCGAACCGCTGTTCGGCGGTACCGTTCTCGCATCGGTCGGCGCAGGGGCCATCCTTGCGTTTCTCATCGTTAACCTCGTCCATCTCACCCACGGCGAGCAGACTCCTACCTATCTCGGCGTCGAGCGCTCGAAACTGGTCTGTCGGTACTGTGCGACGCCGCTGTACTGGTGGACGCGGGGCATCTGGCCGGTCATCAAGTTTGGAGATGGGGCGGCGAAATGGACGCTTTCGCTGTTCGGCGTCAAGATGACCGGTGCGTGGCTCGAAACCGAAGCCGACGTCATGCAGGGGCGTGCGGGCCTCTACAAGCGCTTCGGCTCGACTCTCGAAGCGGGAAACGTTCCCAAAGAACGCCGGCAGGAGGTGATGAACGCGCTGGCCGTTGGTGACATTCCGGTCGAGGTGATCATGGTTCCGCGCGAGGAGATCGTCGCGCTCTCGACCGAGAACACTCCCAAGGAGAACCTCGCGCTCGTCGAGGAACACTCCCATTCTCGCTACCCATTGGTCGGTGAGGAGATAGACGACTTCCGCGGCATCGTCTATCTCCCGACGATCACGAACCATTTCGAGGACCTCATAAGCGGCGAAGTCAGCATCGAAGACATCGCCGCATCGCCGATGACGCTCCCGGCTGACGAGGAAATCAACGACGCCATCGACCGCTTCCAGAGGGAAAATCAGGAACTCGCCCTCATCACCGAGGGCGACGAGATCGTTGGTCTCCTGACCTCGACGGGCGCCTTCGAGGAGGTCATGGGTGACCTCGAAGACCCAATAGACGAGCGGGCCGGACGCGCGCACCGTGGAACGGACCCGACCGGGACCTGA
- a CDS encoding site-specific integrase: MTANPEQSIKRLRERIDEAEDMSDDDAEALRRMSDRIRILGQSKYGDFAHEKYLMRAVKMAQEVGGLADALEDRGAAEQLVAWINTEKANSPETNKDYRVTLRQFGKLASDNDVDGIPESLEWVPGGYPSNYDPAPDPGDMLRWEEEILPMIDACANLRDRALIALAWDLGPRPYELFDLTPKQISDHKYGLQVTVDGKQGRRSPVLIPSVPYVNRWLEVHPGARDDPLWCNLNSGDSITNNRVRDILKDKARRADVERPVTPSNFRKSSASHLASQGVSQAHLEDHHGWTRGSDIASRYISVFGDANDREIAKAHGLDVQEDEHEDLAPLECPRCDRETPRDSDVCVWCGQAMSQRAIDEEDEIERRWMESAGAVAELEDLSLEDIMEAKDAVDENAALRQLLLGDD; the protein is encoded by the coding sequence ATGACCGCGAACCCGGAGCAGTCGATCAAACGACTCCGTGAGCGGATCGACGAGGCCGAGGACATGAGCGACGACGATGCCGAAGCGCTCCGTCGGATGTCCGACCGGATCCGAATCCTCGGCCAGTCGAAGTACGGCGATTTCGCTCACGAGAAGTACCTCATGCGTGCGGTGAAGATGGCCCAGGAGGTCGGCGGCCTCGCCGACGCCCTCGAGGACCGCGGCGCCGCCGAGCAACTCGTCGCCTGGATCAACACCGAGAAGGCCAACTCCCCAGAGACCAACAAGGACTATCGCGTCACTCTCCGCCAGTTCGGAAAGCTCGCCAGCGATAACGACGTCGACGGGATCCCCGAAAGCCTCGAATGGGTTCCGGGCGGCTACCCCAGCAACTACGATCCGGCGCCGGATCCTGGCGACATGCTCCGCTGGGAAGAGGAGATCCTCCCGATGATCGATGCCTGTGCGAACCTTCGCGATCGCGCCCTGATCGCGCTGGCCTGGGACCTCGGACCGCGGCCGTACGAACTGTTCGACCTGACGCCGAAGCAGATCTCCGACCACAAGTACGGCCTCCAGGTCACCGTCGACGGGAAGCAGGGTCGTCGGTCGCCCGTCCTGATCCCGTCGGTCCCCTACGTCAACCGGTGGCTCGAGGTCCATCCCGGCGCTCGCGACGATCCGCTCTGGTGTAACCTCAACTCGGGCGACTCGATCACGAACAATCGCGTGCGCGACATCCTGAAAGATAAGGCTCGACGAGCCGACGTCGAGCGACCGGTCACTCCCTCGAACTTCCGGAAGTCCAGCGCTTCGCATCTCGCGAGTCAGGGCGTCTCCCAGGCTCACCTCGAGGACCATCATGGCTGGACTCGAGGCAGCGACATCGCCTCCCGGTACATCTCGGTCTTCGGCGACGCGAACGACCGGGAGATCGCGAAGGCCCATGGCCTCGACGTCCAGGAAGACGAGCACGAGGATCTCGCACCGCTCGAATGTCCCCGTTGCGACCGCGAGACGCCGCGGGATAGCGATGTCTGCGTCTGGTGCGGCCAAGCGATGAGTCAGCGGGCGATCGACGAAGAGGACGAAATCGAGCGGCGTTGGATGGAGTCCGCCGGCGCCGTCGCCGAGCTCGAGGATCTCTCCCTCGAGGACATCATGGAGGCGAAGGACGCCGTCGACGAGAACGCGGCCCTCCGACAGCTCCTCCTGGGCGACGACTGA
- a CDS encoding HalOD1 output domain-containing protein: MGTGVSSKPSHSIVTQIAEIEDVDPTDLEPPLHAVVDPDALERLIDSSRAALSISFPYRGHRVRVDGSGAVEITTANHTDPSGESPEESHGD, encoded by the coding sequence ATGGGGACGGGGGTCTCATCGAAACCGAGTCACAGCATCGTCACGCAGATCGCCGAAATCGAGGACGTCGATCCGACTGACCTCGAGCCGCCGCTTCACGCCGTCGTCGATCCCGACGCGCTCGAGCGGCTGATCGACTCGAGCAGGGCGGCGCTCTCGATTTCCTTCCCGTATCGGGGCCATCGCGTTCGCGTCGACGGCTCCGGAGCCGTCGAGATTACGACAGCGAACCACACCGACCCGAGCGGCGAGTCGCCGGAGGAGTCACACGGCGACTGA
- a CDS encoding HalOD1 output domain-containing protein yields MTEMTTRSPSAQADAEYVTQYDRLDDEPLSVAIVNAVAAFGNESVTELEPLHYTINTDALERLFEPRTDGVRSGGSVSFEYLDYLVTVTADGEIRVEAA; encoded by the coding sequence ATGACTGAGATGACTACACGATCACCGTCCGCGCAAGCGGACGCAGAGTACGTTACGCAGTACGATCGACTCGACGACGAACCACTGAGCGTCGCTATCGTCAACGCGGTCGCGGCGTTCGGCAACGAATCGGTAACAGAACTCGAGCCGCTTCACTACACGATCAACACCGACGCGCTCGAGCGACTGTTCGAACCGCGTACGGACGGGGTTCGATCAGGGGGGTCCGTCTCCTTCGAGTACCTCGACTATCTCGTCACCGTCACCGCTGACGGTGAGATCCGCGTCGAAGCGGCGTAA
- a CDS encoding Cdc6/Cdc18 family protein: MKDCLSLASVSKRRPSRLLWHLSKLSHMIKSRWVFDDDWEADILHRHDELQSLSRLLGPTEHGLRADDILIHGPSGVGKTASARYMLGNLRQRFGLEWSLIECSGKTRNGIIYEAVTKHSKAAVVHRNQPREELLEALESAVDGRPYVVMLDEADVIPDLDVLGDLLSIGLLSVVAITHSDNEWLNRVNRNVRPHFRGESQIQFRKYHVEELVDILEPRVERGLIGRPVDIKQLEWIADETGGVARWAIKSVLAAAKLAEERGHDSFHECDVRDSFDRAMRMIRRDNLRSLPVPYLRLYELVREIGPVSGGEMKRAYLEHQEQIFEGRGRDPVSWRRAWDYLSKLEDYDLIEASGSTNSKRYDAVDPELEASVEFNPQETAEVE; the protein is encoded by the coding sequence GTGAAAGACTGTCTCAGTTTAGCATCTGTTTCGAAACGACGCCCATCACGCCTTTTATGGCATCTGTCTAAACTGTCGCATATGATTAAGTCTCGGTGGGTTTTCGACGACGATTGGGAGGCCGATATCCTCCATCGTCACGACGAGCTCCAGTCACTCTCGCGGCTTCTCGGGCCGACAGAGCATGGCCTGCGTGCCGACGACATCCTGATCCACGGCCCCAGCGGTGTTGGAAAGACCGCATCCGCACGGTATATGCTCGGGAATCTCCGCCAGCGCTTCGGCCTCGAGTGGTCATTGATTGAGTGTTCCGGGAAGACGCGCAACGGGATCATCTACGAGGCCGTCACGAAGCACTCGAAGGCAGCCGTCGTCCATCGGAACCAGCCTCGCGAGGAGCTCCTCGAGGCGCTGGAGTCAGCTGTCGACGGCCGGCCGTACGTAGTGATGCTCGACGAGGCCGACGTCATTCCCGACTTGGACGTCCTCGGCGATCTCCTCTCGATCGGCCTACTCTCTGTCGTCGCGATCACCCACTCGGACAACGAGTGGCTCAACCGCGTCAATCGGAACGTTCGGCCGCACTTCCGCGGTGAGAGCCAGATCCAATTTCGGAAGTACCACGTCGAGGAGCTCGTCGACATCCTTGAGCCCCGCGTCGAGCGTGGCCTGATTGGGCGGCCCGTCGACATCAAGCAACTCGAGTGGATCGCCGACGAGACCGGCGGGGTGGCGCGGTGGGCGATCAAGTCTGTGCTCGCTGCTGCAAAGCTCGCCGAAGAACGCGGGCACGACTCCTTTCACGAGTGCGACGTCCGCGACTCGTTCGACCGAGCGATGCGGATGATCCGGCGCGACAACCTACGCTCGCTGCCGGTGCCGTACCTGCGGCTTTACGAGTTGGTCCGTGAGATCGGGCCCGTTTCCGGGGGTGAAATGAAGCGGGCGTACCTCGAACACCAGGAGCAGATCTTCGAGGGACGGGGCCGCGATCCCGTCAGCTGGCGTCGCGCATGGGACTATCTGAGCAAACTCGAGGACTACGACTTGATCGAAGCGAGCGGATCGACGAATTCGAAAAGGTACGATGCCGTCGATCCTGAATTAGAAGCGTCTGTCGAGTTTAACCCGCAAGAGACTGCAGAAGTGGAGTAG
- a CDS encoding CopG family ribbon-helix-helix protein, whose protein sequence is MAETSIYLDEDLKADLDEIAHERSEPGNRVSRSAIIQEAAQEFVDRHRSDENIGESDGDAGGAQATN, encoded by the coding sequence ATGGCTGAGACGAGCATCTACCTCGACGAGGATTTGAAAGCTGACCTCGACGAGATCGCGCACGAGCGTAGCGAACCTGGGAACCGGGTTAGCCGCTCCGCGATCATCCAAGAGGCCGCCCAAGAATTCGTCGACCGCCATCGTTCTGACGAGAACATCGGAGAGAGCGACGGCGATGCCGGTGGAGCACAGGCTACGAACTAA
- a CDS encoding helix-turn-helix domain-containing protein: MPSPDYHLNQIEYHVACLRGKEPDVSPSTFAIPTGSDLRYLRKECELSVDDVADEINYSQQMIRAVEKGQRAPSRKLIQKLLALYRREWPASTGEVVR, encoded by the coding sequence ATGCCGTCGCCCGACTACCATCTCAACCAGATCGAGTACCACGTCGCGTGTCTGCGCGGCAAGGAACCCGACGTCTCGCCGAGCACGTTCGCGATTCCGACCGGCAGTGATCTCCGATACCTCCGCAAGGAGTGCGAGCTGTCAGTCGATGATGTCGCTGACGAGATCAACTACAGCCAGCAGATGATCCGGGCTGTCGAAAAGGGACAGCGGGCTCCCAGCCGAAAGCTGATCCAGAAACTGCTCGCGCTCTATCGGCGAGAGTGGCCAGCCAGTACTGGCGAGGTGGTTCGATGA